One stretch of Macaca nemestrina isolate mMacNem1 chromosome 17, mMacNem.hap1, whole genome shotgun sequence DNA includes these proteins:
- the LOC105469194 gene encoding E3 ubiquitin ligase RNF157 isoform X10, translated as MEEFQNGIASYIPKDNSLQSETVHYKRGVCQQFCLPSHTVDPSEWAEEELGFDLDREVYPLVVHAVVDEGDEYFGHCHILLGTFEKHTDGTFCVKPLKQKQVVDGVSYLLQEIYGIENKYNTQDSKVAEDEVSDNSAECVVCLSDVRDTLILPCRHLCLCNTCADTLRYQANNCPICRLPFRALLQIRAMRKKLGPLSPTSFNPIISSQTSDSEEHSSSENIPPGYEVVSLLEALNGPLTPSPAVPPLHVLGDGHLSGMLPSYGSDGHLPPVRTISPLDHLSDCSNQGLKLKKSLSKSISQNSSVLHEEEDERSCSESETQLSQRPSAQHLGEVTRTCSMSCCVPHTPQECGVTPESENLTLSSSGAIDQSSCTGTPLSSTISSPEGPASSSLAQSVMSMASSQISTDTVSSMSGSYVAPGTEEEGEALPSPQSASRAPSEEGEGLPAESPDSNFAGLPAGEQDAEGNDVMEEEDGSPTQEDGQRTCAFLGMECDNNNDFDIASVKALDNKLCSEVCLPGAWQADDNAVSRNAQRRRLSSSSLEDSETRPCVWGPLAV; from the exons ATGGAAGAgttccagaatggtattgccag CTACATTCCCAAAGACAACAGCCTCCAGTCGGAGACTGTGCACTACAAGCGAGGAGTGTGTCAGCAGTTCTGCCTGCCCTCCCATACCGTGGATCCCTCCGAGTGGGCTGAAGAGGAG cTTGGCTTTGATCTGGACAGAGAAGTTTACCCTCTAGTGGTACATGCCGTGGTGGATGAAGGAGACG AGTATTTTGGCCATTGCCATATACTGCTGGGGACTTTTGAGAAG CACACAGATGGAACTTTCTGTGTCAAGCCCCTCAAACAGAAACAAGTA GTAGACGGGGTCAGCTACCTCCTTCAGGAGATCTATGGAATTGAAAACAAGTACAACACACAAGATTCTAAG GTGGCTGAAGACGAAGTGAGTGATAACAGTGCCGAGTGTGTGGTGTGTCTCTCAGATGTCCGGGACACCTTGATTCTGCCCTGTCGCCACCTCTGCCTCTGTAACACCTGTGCAGACACCCTGCGCTACCAGGCCAACAACTGCCCCATCTGCCGACTGC ccTTCCGGGCACTGCTTCAGATCCGAGCCATGAGGAAAAAATTGGGCCCTTTGTCCCCAACCAGCTTTAACCCCATCATCTCATCCCAGACATCTGACTCTGAAGAGCATTCA TCCTCAGAGAATATTCCACCAGGCTATGAAGTAGTATCTCTTCTGGAGGCCCTCAATGGGCCCCTCACCCCATCCCCAGCAGTTCCTCCACTTCACGTGCTTGGAGATGGCCACCTCTCAGGAATGCTCCCTTCGTATGGCAGTGATGGCCACCTGCCCCCTGTCAGGACCATCTCACCTCTTGACCACCTGTCTGACTGCAGCAACCAGGGACTCAAACTCAAAAAGAGTCTCTCCAA ATCCATTTCCCAAAACTCTTCCGTGCTGCATGAAGAGGAAGATGAGCGTTCCTGCAGTGAGTCGGAGACACAGCTCTCTCAGAGACCATCAGCTCAGCATCTCGGAGAG GTGACTCGCACTTGCTCCATGTCCTGTTGTGTCCCCCACACCCCCCAGGAATGTGGTGTGACTCCAGAAAGTGAGAATCTCACCTTGTCGTCATCTGGAGCTATTGACCAGTCGTCTTGTACAGGGACGCCTCTGTCGTCCACTATTTCCTCCCCAGAAG GCCCTGCCAGCAGCAGCTTGGCCCAGTCTGTCATGTCCATGGCATCCTCCCAGATCAGCACCGACACCGTCTCCTCCATGTCTGGCTCCTACGTCGCCCCTGGCactgaagaggagggagaggctcTCCCTTCCCCCCAGTCTGCCAGCAGGGCCCCCTCAGAAGAAGGAGAG GGGCTGCCAGCGGAGTCTCCAGACAGCAACTTTGCTGGCCTCCCAGCTGGAGAGCAGGATGCAGAG GGAAATGATGTTATGGAGGAAGAGGATGGATCACCCACGCAGGAAGATG GCCAGAGGACATGCGCATTTCTAGGTATGGAGTGTGACAATAACAATGACTTTGACATCGCAAGCGTGAAAGCACTGGACAATAAGCTGTGCTCTGAGGTCTGCTTACCTG